From the genome of Triticum aestivum cultivar Chinese Spring chromosome 3B, IWGSC CS RefSeq v2.1, whole genome shotgun sequence, one region includes:
- the LOC123065307 gene encoding mucin-1 — translation MATPVAAAAAAALLFMASFLPSVGSTPIFISSNATFTIYNQTAFPRIPTGVGLAHVGATRTFLLDPEAEVKNSLLTMGRSKREPISRPWLLWDGTPVAAPTKPRSSTRPRASHRPKHRPVIVPKKAASATSATPRGPAPCPSPVLPPQQGDSTPRSPSAPHNGPSPSDSCDGPLAAPASAPTVVHDPAPAPAPAPAPAPAPAPAPAPAPAPAPVTGRRFGPKSILKFLIKATGTACKTWEKKKSKSKQKKREQILMDKYQRLRRRVKKIERASKKKKSHAPLVIQRYCCTPAEDDENKLSPPT, via the coding sequence ATGGCGactcctgtcgccgccgccgccgccgccgccctcctgtTCATGGCATCCTTTCTCCCTTCAGTCGGATCCACGCCCATATTCATCTCTAGCAACGCCACTTTTACCATCTACAACCAGACCGCATTCCCCAGGATACCTACAGGCGTCGGTTTGGCTCACGTCGGGGCAACGCGGACCTTTCTCCTTGATCCGGAGGCAGAGGTAAAGAACTCGCTTCTTACCATGGGGAGGTCTAAGCGGGAGCCAATCTCGAGACCGTGGCTTCTCTGGGATGGCACTCCAGTCGCTGCGCCGACCAAGCCTAGATCCTCTACGCGACCACGCGCATCACACCGCCCCAAGCATCGGCCAGTCATCGTACCGAAGAAGGCGGCTTCTGCCACTTCGGCTACCCCTCGCGGCCCCGCACCTTGTCCGTCTCCGGTACTGCCACCCCAACAGGGAGACTCGACGCCACGCTCGCCAAGTGCGCCGCACAACGGCCCTTCTCCTTCAGATTCCTGCGACGGGCCTTTGGCCGCGCCTGCCTCCGCTCCCACTGTCGTCCACGATCCAGCCCCCGCACCGGCTCCAGCGCccgctcccgcaccggctcccgcaccagcgccggcaccggctcccgcaccagcTCCCGTGACTGGTCGAAGATTCGGCCCTAAGTCGATTTTGAAGTTTCTGATTAAGGCAACTGGGACGGCCTGCAAAACATGGGAGAAGAAGAAATCCAAGTCAAAACAGAAGAAGAGGGAGCAGATACTGATGGATAAGTATCAAAGGCTTCGCCGAAGGGTCAAGAAGATTGAGAGggcatcaaagaagaagaaatcccACGCTCCTTTGGTGATTCAGCGATACTGCTGTACACCCGCTGAGGACGACGAGAACAAGCTCAGTCCGCCGACTTGA